The following coding sequences are from one Peromyscus eremicus chromosome X, PerEre_H2_v1, whole genome shotgun sequence window:
- the LOC131899333 gene encoding uncharacterized protein LOC131899333 produces MNLLIHNTQRFAKMKEFIFKFSGLICSTAALVFEIILANSQCWRLWEFNNEGVQFVSIGLWKAYYAQEFNISGSMTRMLVHTPLNSTWNKSSEFQYLQVLIAWAILMKLLVVIFTSVAIKISCLEDPLIEIQLFCYKMSAITLAVSSLFTLVTVTLNHLVDIYGQITLDFSPDFPVKKEDIIKKHCTNVFPMGVLIATMSLFGVIMFLYEMISLRVQSQVKAQCASNLAEQMV; encoded by the exons ATGAATCTTCTTATCCATAATACACAAAG ATTTGCCAAAATGAAGGAGTTCATCTTCAAGTTCAGTGGCCTGATTTGCAGTACAGCAGCTTTGGTGTTCGAAATCATTCTTGCAAACAGCCAATGCTGGCGCCTGTGGGAGTTTAACAACGAGGGTGTGCAATTTGTGTCAATTGGACTCTGGAAAGCTTATTACGCTCAGGAATTTAACATCTCTGGGTCTATGACCAGGATGTTGGTTCACACCCCTCTCAATTCAACCTGGAACAAGTCATCGGAATTTCAGTATTTACAAGTCCTGATAGCTTGGGCCATTTTGATGAAACTCCTAGTCGTGATTTTCACTTCAGTGGCCATTAAGATCAGCTGTCTGGAAGATCCACTCATTGAGATCCAGCTGTTTTGCTACAAGATGTCTGCCATAACTTTGGCTGTGAGCAGCCTTTTCACGCTTGTTACTGTGACCTTGAACCACCTGGTAGATATCTATGGGCAAATCACTCTTGACTTTTCACCTGACTTTCCCGTTAAAAAGGAGGACATTATAAAGAAACACTGCACAAATGTATTCCCAATGGGTGTCCTGATAGCCACAATGTCACTGTTTGGAGTGATTATGTTTCTCTATGAGATGATCTCTTTGAGAGTGCAGAGTCAGGTGAAGGCCCAGTGTGCTTCCAACCTGGCTGAGCAAATGGTCTGA
- the LOC131899085 gene encoding uncharacterized protein LOC131899085, which translates to MDHFAPNTKRFSRVKEWIFRLTGFLCSLLSLGFGIILQSSRYWRLWEFDDKVVQLVYIGHWGAYYHQEFNISGSVTRILVHSPVNSTWTISPEFRCAQILILLAMFIKPVVVIFSSAAIRVSIIRASVPEIQILCYKCCVLILLLSSLCTTLSVTWNHVVDLYGETTLDFPPTFPVRKEDLIKKHYTHVFPIGVLTATLSLFAMIMFLFEIRSLKLQSNLNAQGTSKHANQNA; encoded by the exons ATGGATCACTTCGCCCCTAACACAAAAAG ATTTTCACGGGTGAAGGAATGGATCTTCAGACTGACTGGCTTCCTTTGCAGCCTCTTGTCGTTGGGGTTTGGAATAATCCTCCAAAGCAGCCGATACTGGCGCCTCTGGGAATTTGACGACAAGGTTGTTCAGCTTGTGTACATCGGACACTGGGGAGCTTATTACCATCAGGAGTTTAACATCTCTGGTTCTGTGACCAGGATTCTGGTGCACAGCCCTGTCAACTCGACCTGGACCATTTCACCTGAATTTAGATGTGCACAGATCCTGATCTTACTGGCTATGTTTATAAAACCCGTGGTGGTGATTTTTAGCTCAGCGGCTATTAGGGTTAGCATTATCAGAGCCTCAGTCCCTGAGATTCAGATACTCTGCTACAAGTGTTGTGTCTTAATTCTGCTTCTCAGCAGCCTTTGCACAACTCTTTCTGTGACCTGGAACCATGTAGTAGATCTTTATGGTGAGACCACTCTTGATTTTCCACCCACCTTTCCTGTTAGGAAAGAAGACCTGATCAAAAAACACTACACTCATGTGTTCCCCATAGGGGTCCTGACAGCCACCCTGTCACTCTTTGCTATGATTATGTTCCTCTTTGAGATCAGGTCATTGAAATTACAGAGTAACCTGAATGCCCAGGGTACTTCCAAGCACGCCAATCAAAATGCCTGA